The following are from one region of the Deltaproteobacteria bacterium genome:
- a CDS encoding RluA family pseudouridine synthase produces MNSNIALRVNSRDSLKRLDVFLSQKKTLLSRTQIKRLIEKGNVQVGGRKVKAGMRLKENDVVTLTLPKPQKLETQAEPIPLTILYEDRHLIVVDKPAGMVVHPAAGNFSGTLVNALLHYCTDLSGIGGVLRPGIVHRLDKDTSGVLVVAKEDFTHRALSAQFKEHTPLRKYVGIVFGQIPDEGQSEAIIGRHPTHRQKMSVRPRKGREARTHWQVLERYHHFCLAEFRLQTGRTHQIRVHLSSLGHPILGDPLYGGRKRLVAIEPLLLRQGLQKLRRQALHAGALGFVHPVTGEKLIFSSPLPADIEEAIALLKKLDGAGDFFSQREEWGGQKSEGIDPF; encoded by the coding sequence ATGAATTCGAATATCGCCTTACGCGTGAATTCAAGAGACTCCCTAAAACGACTGGATGTCTTCCTCTCCCAAAAGAAGACACTTCTCTCTCGAACCCAGATCAAACGGCTGATCGAGAAAGGAAATGTTCAGGTTGGGGGAAGGAAGGTCAAAGCGGGAATGCGGTTGAAGGAAAATGATGTGGTCACCCTAACCCTTCCCAAGCCCCAGAAGCTGGAGACCCAGGCAGAACCCATCCCGCTGACCATTCTCTATGAGGATCGCCATCTCATCGTGGTGGACAAACCTGCGGGAATGGTCGTCCACCCGGCGGCTGGAAACTTTTCGGGTACGCTGGTCAATGCCCTTCTCCATTATTGTACCGACCTCTCGGGAATCGGTGGGGTTCTGCGCCCGGGAATTGTCCATCGCTTGGACAAAGACACTTCGGGCGTGCTAGTGGTGGCGAAAGAAGATTTTACGCACCGGGCTTTATCCGCCCAATTCAAGGAGCATACTCCTCTTCGGAAATACGTTGGCATTGTCTTTGGCCAGATTCCGGATGAAGGTCAGAGCGAGGCCATCATTGGCCGTCATCCGACGCACCGCCAGAAAATGTCTGTCCGGCCCAGAAAAGGCAGGGAAGCTCGAACCCATTGGCAGGTTTTGGAGCGCTACCATCACTTTTGCCTGGCGGAATTCCGCTTGCAGACTGGACGAACCCATCAGATCCGAGTTCATCTTTCTTCCCTCGGCCATCCCATCCTTGGCGATCCCTTATACGGCGGCCGGAAGAGGTTGGTGGCGATTGAACCCTTGCTCCTCCGGCAAGGGCTTCAAAAATTGCGGCGGCAGGCTCTTCATGCTGGCGCGCTCGGTTTCGTTCATCCGGTTACTGGAGAAAAATTGATTTTTTCGTCCCCCCTCCCTGCGGACATAGAAGAAGCCATCGCGTTATTAAAAAAACTGGATGGCGCAGGAGATTTCTTTTCCCAAAGAGAAGAATGGGGGGGCCAGAAGTCGGAAGGAATAGACCCTTTCTGA
- the pgeF gene encoding peptidoglycan editing factor PgeF → MEFLRIEEWEKRGRIVHGFGKRGEAGDKVSKKDWWGHSLQERGELFPLVALRQVHGDRVVVFAGGSQQPGDLWLQEGDALISCLPGYALSVFTADCLPVLLFDPVQQAVGIVHAGWRGTAKAISFKAVEKMREVFRCKGENILVAMGPCIGPCCLEVDGPVQEAFSVTRLPWGQIASPRGRGKWSLDLYQANTWLLKEAGVTEANIQRVDYCTYCCPDTFYSYRAGGKTRGRQLNFLALSKRA, encoded by the coding sequence GTGGAATTTCTGCGAATTGAAGAATGGGAAAAAAGGGGTAGGATCGTCCATGGCTTTGGGAAGAGAGGGGAAGCGGGGGATAAGGTTTCTAAGAAAGATTGGTGGGGTCATTCCTTGCAGGAGAGGGGTGAGCTTTTCCCCCTGGTGGCCCTTCGCCAGGTCCACGGGGACAGGGTTGTTGTTTTTGCCGGGGGGAGCCAGCAACCGGGAGACCTCTGGCTGCAAGAGGGAGACGCTTTAATCAGCTGTTTACCGGGATATGCCTTGAGTGTGTTCACCGCCGACTGTTTACCCGTCCTACTTTTCGACCCTGTCCAACAAGCGGTGGGCATCGTTCATGCGGGGTGGAGAGGAACGGCCAAGGCCATTTCCTTTAAGGCAGTGGAAAAAATGCGCGAGGTTTTCAGGTGTAAAGGGGAAAACATTCTGGTCGCCATGGGACCGTGCATTGGGCCCTGTTGTTTGGAAGTGGATGGGCCGGTGCAAGAAGCTTTTTCTGTAACGAGGCTTCCCTGGGGGCAGATAGCCTCTCCTCGCGGGAGAGGAAAATGGTCCTTGGATTTATATCAAGCCAATACCTGGTTATTGAAGGAAGCGGGAGTGACAGAAGCGAACATCCAGCGGGTGGATTATTGTACCTATTGCTGTCCCGATACATTTTATTCATACCGGGCTGGGGGGAAGACCCGAGGGAGACAATTGAACTTCCTTGCCTTGAGCAAGAGGGCTTAA